Below is a window of Streptomyces genisteinicus DNA.
GACGAGGTCACCCTCGGGCGTGCCTTCGAGGGGAGACGACTGCTCGATGTCTGACGCCATGCTGCACGCCGCGGGCCAGGATCCGGACGATTTCGCCGTCCAGATCGCCGACTCGATCGAGTCCTTCATCGTCGCGACCACCGAGGTCGCCAAGGGGGACGAGCCGGACAGCGCGGTGCCGTTCCTGCTGCTCGAGGTCTCCCAGCTGCTGCTGACCGGTGGCCGCCTCGGCGCGCACGAGGACATCGTCCCCGACGAGCGCTACGAGCCGGACACGGGCCCGGACCTCGACGTGGACGAGCTGCGCGAGCGCTTCGCCGTCCTGCTCGACCCGATCGACGTCTTCTCCGAGGTCTTCGACCCCTACGAGCCGCGCAGGGCCCCGGTGCCGTCGCGGATCTCCGACAGCCTCGCCGACATCGT
It encodes the following:
- a CDS encoding DUF5063 domain-containing protein — translated: MSDAMLHAAGQDPDDFAVQIADSIESFIVATTEVAKGDEPDSAVPFLLLEVSQLLLTGGRLGAHEDIVPDERYEPDTGPDLDVDELRERFAVLLDPIDVFSEVFDPYEPRRAPVPSRISDSLADIVTDLRHGLAHYRAGRTTEALWWWQFSYFSNWGPTASATLRALQSLVAHVRLDQPLAALDGLDTDEDLTDEVLAEEAGKVMVAEIAGPLGLRRTP